The following proteins are encoded in a genomic region of Sulfurovum indicum:
- a CDS encoding adenosylcobinamide-GDP ribazoletransferase, with protein sequence MRNLYLGLKFAFSYFSILPVRFKSSDDLASKEVLGAMLLFFPLVGIVLGLLTVGLFHLLETLGWYGTVLSAAAYMVFYGFIHTEAVIDVADALYASHSGKDAYEVIKDPAAGAMGVLWGITVVLLKGSGTVFLLMHHLFAEFIAILTVSRMALLVLFYTQRFRSSFLTQLKHALTSAYLWSALILFTLAGLLTAGMHFIVLLFMGLLLSYLTAAAIKRKLGFINGDVIGTTLESTETVLFAAGALLWL encoded by the coding sequence GTGCGAAATCTCTATTTAGGTTTAAAATTTGCTTTCTCCTACTTTTCCATACTGCCTGTACGGTTTAAAAGCAGTGATGACCTGGCTTCAAAGGAGGTACTGGGGGCGATGCTTCTCTTCTTCCCGCTTGTGGGCATCGTCCTGGGTCTTCTGACCGTCGGACTCTTTCATCTGCTTGAAACACTCGGATGGTACGGGACTGTACTCTCTGCCGCAGCCTATATGGTCTTTTACGGCTTTATACACACCGAAGCGGTCATCGATGTAGCAGATGCCCTCTATGCCTCCCATTCCGGAAAAGATGCCTATGAGGTCATCAAAGATCCTGCCGCAGGGGCGATGGGAGTGCTCTGGGGCATCACTGTTGTACTGCTCAAGGGCTCCGGTACTGTTTTTTTGCTGATGCACCATCTTTTTGCCGAGTTCATTGCCATACTGACGGTCAGCCGCATGGCGCTCCTGGTGCTTTTTTACACGCAGAGATTCAGATCTTCATTTCTGACACAGCTCAAGCATGCCCTCACCTCTGCCTATCTATGGTCTGCACTTATACTCTTTACACTGGCCGGTCTCCTGACAGCAGGCATGCACTTTATTGTTCTGCTTTTCATGGGGCTTCTGCTCTCTTATCTCACAGCTGCCGCCATAAAGCGGAAACTCGGTTTTATCAACGGTGATGTCATTGGCACAACGCTGGAGAGTACGGAGACAGTACTTTTTGCTGCAGGAGCCCTGCTGTGGCTCTGA
- a CDS encoding phosphotransferase encodes MGIRTSITHAELPKRYRRYRLIPTENGVMATVYLLDDLYVLKLFEKETPLSMIENETDLLSGISGLPLPRVVERFLLKGRQAIVYTQIAGESIDKPTLRHISQIALFLKAFHAQSQNIKISCTKRFQRQELEALIAETGYPLLLQHFKESDLVLKKDGIIHGDLFPDNCKFTEGRLSGVYDLSDICLGDFHFDLAVVAAGWCFEGASLNEEKTETLLEYYGSGMDAFAFRAYIRYALLYYAAVRYAGGRDYRILLKRLERMI; translated from the coding sequence ATGGGTATAAGAACCTCCATAACACACGCTGAACTGCCCAAGAGATACCGGCGTTACCGGCTCATTCCCACCGAGAACGGCGTGATGGCGACCGTCTATCTTTTGGACGATCTCTATGTGCTGAAACTTTTTGAAAAAGAGACGCCTCTATCGATGATAGAGAATGAGACCGATCTGCTTTCAGGCATCAGCGGTCTGCCTCTTCCCAGGGTAGTAGAGAGGTTTCTCCTCAAAGGCCGCCAGGCTATTGTCTACACACAGATAGCCGGAGAGAGCATAGATAAGCCGACTCTCCGGCATATCAGTCAGATCGCTCTTTTTCTCAAAGCATTTCATGCACAAAGCCAAAACATCAAGATATCCTGCACCAAGAGGTTTCAGAGGCAAGAGCTTGAAGCGCTGATCGCAGAGACCGGGTACCCTCTCCTGCTTCAGCACTTCAAAGAGAGTGACCTGGTCCTGAAAAAAGATGGGATCATCCACGGAGACCTCTTCCCTGACAACTGCAAGTTCACAGAGGGCAGACTGAGCGGTGTCTATGATCTCTCCGATATATGCCTGGGGGATTTCCATTTCGATCTGGCAGTTGTCGCTGCAGGCTGGTGTTTTGAAGGAGCATCGCTTAACGAAGAGAAGACAGAGACGCTTTTGGAATACTACGGCTCCGGAATGGATGCGTTTGCATTCAGAGCCTACATCAGGTATGCACTGCTCTATTATGCCGCTGTACGATATGCCGGAGGGCGTGACTATCGTATCCTGTTAAAGAGACTGGAGCGTATGATATGA
- a CDS encoding nucleotidyltransferase domain-containing protein: MPNNTKPSINQQLKKLNIAPTGNALGVHSELIFNEIKFLIACCQTDPSEEDTEFILSYLSTPSLSLSTITSMASRHGILPLVYKTIKNLSQSDSLNAQRSTLNTFLSELKPYYMSIVQRNMLMTSELIKIMDLLRKNSIEALAFKGPALAQMVYEDITLRQYSDLDVLTRKENIYKIDSLLKAYGYKRLLTLTPIQEKVWIKYAHDMGFIHKQKGVHFEMHWSFLDEDYPMQVNLENFWKETQTVKLNGHDISTFSNENLLYYLCIHGSKHLWERVEWIKDIDLLIRKHKVNWEIIIQKAKENNFEKMVYLGLSLSVFLFHTPLPKSIHNEIVQYPQVEPLSEFVLQSWKTPKSTFAKTAAMLKLFPGTKEQIKYLHKVILKPSFNEYWHIDLPKEFSWAYYLVRPYLLIKKYFIT, translated from the coding sequence ATGCCAAATAATACAAAGCCTTCTATCAACCAACAACTAAAAAAACTCAACATTGCCCCAACAGGAAATGCCCTTGGGGTGCACTCGGAACTGATCTTCAACGAGATCAAGTTTCTCATCGCCTGCTGCCAGACAGATCCCTCAGAAGAAGACACAGAGTTCATCCTTTCTTACCTCTCCACACCATCACTATCACTATCCACTATCACTTCCATGGCATCCCGCCATGGCATTCTACCATTGGTCTACAAAACCATCAAAAACCTATCGCAAAGCGATTCTCTCAACGCTCAACGCTCAACGCTCAACACTTTTCTCTCTGAGCTTAAGCCATACTATATGTCAATAGTTCAAAGAAATATGTTAATGACAAGCGAACTTATTAAAATTATGGATTTACTCAGAAAGAATTCCATCGAAGCCCTTGCCTTCAAAGGCCCTGCACTGGCACAGATGGTGTATGAAGATATTACACTGCGGCAGTATAGCGATCTAGATGTACTCACAAGAAAAGAAAATATATACAAAATCGATTCCCTTCTAAAAGCCTATGGGTATAAACGCTTATTAACACTCACACCTATTCAAGAGAAAGTCTGGATCAAATACGCACACGATATGGGGTTCATTCACAAACAAAAAGGTGTACATTTTGAAATGCACTGGTCATTTTTGGATGAAGACTATCCTATGCAGGTAAACCTTGAAAATTTTTGGAAAGAGACCCAAACAGTGAAACTAAACGGTCATGATATCTCTACTTTTTCAAATGAAAACTTACTCTATTACCTCTGTATACACGGTTCAAAGCATCTTTGGGAACGGGTAGAATGGATCAAAGATATCGATCTGCTGATACGGAAACATAAGGTCAACTGGGAGATTATCATTCAAAAGGCAAAAGAAAACAATTTTGAGAAAATGGTCTATCTTGGACTTTCACTAAGTGTCTTTTTGTTTCATACACCATTACCAAAAAGTATCCATAATGAGATCGTACAGTATCCGCAGGTCGAACCACTTTCAGAATTTGTTCTGCAAAGCTGGAAAACTCCAAAAAGTACTTTTGCCAAAACTGCTGCCATGCTCAAACTTTTTCCCGGCACAAAAGAGCAAATAAAATACTTACACAAGGTCATACTTAAACCCTCATTCAATGAATACTGGCATATCGATCTTCCCAAAGAGTTTTCTTGGGCCTATTATCTTGTCAGACCCTATCTGCTGATCAAAAAATATTTCATTACTTAA
- a CDS encoding tyrosine-protein phosphatase: protein MIFSFFRKGKKKSRCGPQLRVDIHSHLIPGIDDGSQSMEESLKLLRGLEALGYEKVITTPHIMSDSYPNSAESILTGLEALRSAAAKEGIALHIEAAAEYYLDEHFYDEMKKEQILTIAGKYVLFESSYISKPLQMEEMIFAIGEAGYEPMMAHPERCRYIREPEKEYRRFKELGVHFQVNLNSFGGHYGKSAKYLANYLSEAGMIDFLGSDVHHQKHVDTLHEVFHSEAYRKIFEHNTIKNDTL, encoded by the coding sequence ATGATCTTCTCCTTTTTCAGAAAAGGGAAAAAGAAGAGCAGGTGCGGGCCCCAACTTCGGGTGGACATCCATTCGCACCTGATACCCGGCATCGATGACGGCTCCCAAAGTATGGAGGAGAGCCTGAAGCTGCTGCGCGGGCTTGAGGCGCTTGGCTATGAAAAGGTCATTACCACACCCCACATCATGTCCGACAGTTACCCCAACAGCGCCGAGAGTATACTCACCGGGCTTGAAGCCTTGAGAAGTGCAGCTGCCAAAGAGGGCATTGCCCTGCATATCGAGGCAGCAGCAGAGTACTACCTCGATGAGCACTTCTATGACGAGATGAAAAAAGAGCAGATACTGACGATAGCGGGGAAGTATGTGCTTTTTGAAAGCTCCTATATCTCCAAACCGCTTCAAATGGAGGAGATGATCTTTGCCATCGGAGAAGCAGGGTATGAGCCGATGATGGCGCATCCGGAACGCTGCCGCTACATCAGAGAACCCGAAAAGGAGTACCGGCGCTTTAAAGAGCTGGGGGTACATTTTCAGGTAAACCTGAACTCCTTTGGCGGACACTACGGCAAGAGTGCAAAGTATCTGGCGAACTATCTGAGCGAAGCGGGGATGATAGACTTTCTTGGTTCGGACGTACACCATCAAAAGCATGTTGATACACTCCATGAGGTCTTTCATTCTGAAGCCTACCGCAAGATCTTTGAACATAATACGATCAAAAATGATACCCTCTGA
- a CDS encoding GumC family protein: MSNEHPIDEDEIDIKELFRTIYRYKVMILFFVLLFGAASAYIAYFKPNVYQASSTVEVGLQKRGYGSNDILSMAMDPGVMTPDTEIEIIKSRFLAKKALEKVDFSHRYFTTRNFREIELYKASPFQVGMLKGFEVPFTLYGVDEKSYRLVVEGAEDEKGREWRYDKVLPYGKEIVTEHFHLNVVRNAPLTDESYHFVVYEENLPVGKVGVTQTSKFSTILKISYEDNVPLRAQEYTNALAEAYIQQSIEKKTKEATRKLDFIDKQLKKITENLKSSAVKIEEFKKGTNTVSLSSKAEIIIRQMSEAEAKLEEISMESELLNSLYKKIKKGKHLESLSVVGIGSGNAALAEQVKALQEAILKKKILREDYTEMYPGVIKLRKQIAYLKKNIIETIDNLRSSMNEKKQLLEKSIAKYQKSLNVLPADERMYGQLQRKFAVNEKIYSYLLEKRSETAIIKASTVSRNRIIDTALLPEKPVKPKRKLIVLVGLILGLVAGIALAFLRNFLDDRIKTEEDIKHLTKAPILGFIPHMKEDNNKLKVLISPKSAVAESFRNLRTNLQFMVRKDRSHVIAVTSTISGEGKTTVCVNLAAIMSIANKKAIVLNLDMRKPTLHEKFGLSNQQGMSTLLSGSTTLGSVIQKTEYENLDVITSGPVPPNPSELIQSELMEKVIEKLREAYDVIILDTPPIGLVTDARTLMHMADTSIYILRTGYSKKGFVQSINELSVLREIHGLGILLNDVKIDKHGYGYGYGYGYGYYEEESK, encoded by the coding sequence ATGAGTAATGAACATCCTATCGACGAAGATGAGATAGACATCAAAGAGCTCTTTCGTACCATATACCGCTATAAAGTGATGATCCTCTTCTTTGTCCTGCTCTTTGGTGCTGCCAGTGCATATATCGCCTACTTTAAACCTAATGTTTATCAGGCATCCTCTACTGTAGAAGTGGGACTGCAGAAGCGCGGATACGGCAGCAATGACATTTTGAGTATGGCGATGGATCCGGGTGTGATGACCCCCGATACGGAGATCGAGATTATCAAGTCCCGCTTTCTTGCCAAAAAAGCGCTGGAGAAGGTCGACTTCAGCCACCGCTACTTTACGACACGTAACTTTAGAGAGATAGAACTCTATAAAGCCTCCCCGTTCCAGGTAGGGATGCTGAAGGGGTTTGAGGTGCCTTTCACCCTTTACGGCGTCGATGAGAAAAGCTACCGCCTTGTTGTAGAGGGAGCCGAAGATGAGAAGGGGAGGGAGTGGAGATACGACAAGGTCCTGCCGTACGGAAAAGAGATCGTCACCGAACACTTTCACCTCAATGTCGTGCGCAATGCTCCGCTTACAGATGAATCCTACCACTTTGTTGTCTACGAAGAGAACCTGCCGGTGGGAAAGGTTGGGGTGACACAGACCTCCAAGTTCTCCACGATACTGAAGATCTCCTATGAGGACAATGTACCTCTGCGTGCACAGGAGTATACCAATGCACTGGCCGAGGCCTATATACAGCAGAGTATAGAGAAGAAGACCAAAGAGGCGACACGCAAACTCGACTTCATTGACAAACAGCTCAAGAAGATCACGGAGAACCTCAAAAGCTCCGCAGTGAAGATAGAAGAGTTCAAGAAAGGCACCAATACCGTTAGTCTCAGCTCCAAGGCGGAGATCATCATCCGGCAGATGAGCGAGGCGGAAGCGAAGCTTGAGGAGATCTCCATGGAGAGTGAACTGCTCAACAGCCTCTACAAAAAGATCAAAAAAGGGAAACACCTCGAATCACTCTCTGTGGTAGGCATAGGCAGCGGGAATGCTGCACTGGCCGAGCAGGTCAAGGCACTCCAGGAGGCGATCTTGAAGAAGAAGATCCTTCGTGAGGACTATACGGAGATGTACCCGGGTGTGATCAAGCTGCGCAAGCAGATCGCCTATCTGAAAAAGAACATCATCGAGACGATCGATAACCTCAGAAGCAGTATGAATGAGAAGAAGCAGCTGCTTGAAAAGTCCATTGCCAAGTACCAGAAGAGCCTGAATGTACTCCCCGCGGATGAGAGAATGTACGGGCAGCTGCAGCGCAAGTTTGCCGTCAATGAGAAGATCTACTCCTACCTGCTGGAGAAACGTTCGGAAACGGCGATCATCAAAGCCTCTACCGTCAGCAGGAACAGGATCATCGATACGGCACTGCTCCCGGAAAAACCGGTCAAGCCAAAGCGCAAGCTTATTGTGCTTGTCGGACTGATCTTGGGGCTGGTAGCGGGGATCGCCCTTGCCTTCCTGAGAAACTTCCTGGATGACAGGATCAAGACCGAAGAGGATATCAAGCATCTGACGAAAGCGCCGATTCTGGGGTTCATCCCGCATATGAAAGAGGACAATAACAAGCTCAAAGTACTCATCTCGCCCAAATCAGCTGTTGCCGAGTCGTTCAGGAACCTGCGTACCAACCTGCAGTTCATGGTACGCAAGGACCGCTCCCATGTCATCGCCGTAACATCGACCATCAGCGGCGAAGGGAAGACGACCGTCTGTGTCAACCTCGCGGCGATCATGAGCATCGCCAACAAAAAGGCGATCGTCCTGAATCTCGATATGCGTAAACCGACACTGCATGAGAAGTTCGGCCTCTCCAACCAGCAGGGAATGAGCACGCTGCTTTCAGGCAGTACTACCCTTGGAAGTGTCATACAGAAGACAGAATATGAGAACCTCGATGTCATTACATCAGGTCCCGTACCGCCAAACCCGAGTGAACTCATTCAGAGTGAACTGATGGAGAAGGTCATTGAAAAACTGCGCGAAGCCTACGATGTGATCATACTCGATACACCGCCCATAGGGCTGGTCACCGATGCGAGGACCCTGATGCATATGGCAGATACCAGCATCTATATACTGCGTACCGGGTATTCGAAAAAAGGGTTTGTACAGAGCATCAATGAACTCTCTGTCCTGAGAGAGATACACGGTCTGGGCATACTGCTCAATGATGTGAAGATCGACAAACACGGGTACGGATACGGTTATGGCTATGGGTACGGTTACTATGAGGAAGAGAGTAAATGA
- a CDS encoding aminotransferase class I/II-fold pyridoxal phosphate-dependent enzyme — MRENGHGGDIYRFAQENGCRVDEVIDLSSNINFIKPELDIDFNSIDTAPYPDYSALQSDIAALYGVDVSNIELFNGATSAIYALYRLLGLKHTTLYAPLYLEYQKAAKAHGYAIDHIHRFEDLYAEVRPRSLVVFVNPSTPDGSCYLLKELMERWREKECTVLIDESFLDFAAAGSALSHLKSCRRLYVLKSMTKFYAAAGIRIGALISSAENIEEIHRREPLWKLSRFDSLYLQSALRDSTFAQRSQSANEAHREYLVRMLEAHPAIEKVFPSCANFVMVKLRQMSAAAFQSKLTPYRIMVRDCSNFEFLDERYLRIAVKDMQALLRLKEALCEISI, encoded by the coding sequence ATGAGAGAGAACGGACACGGAGGAGATATCTACCGGTTCGCACAGGAGAATGGATGCAGGGTAGATGAAGTCATCGACCTCTCCTCCAATATCAATTTCATCAAACCGGAGCTCGATATCGATTTCAACAGTATCGATACGGCACCCTATCCCGACTACAGCGCACTGCAGAGTGACATTGCGGCGCTTTACGGTGTGGATGTTTCCAATATCGAACTTTTCAACGGTGCGACTTCAGCCATCTATGCGCTTTACAGACTGCTCGGTCTGAAACATACCACCCTCTATGCGCCACTCTACCTGGAGTACCAGAAAGCTGCAAAGGCCCATGGATATGCCATCGATCACATTCACCGCTTCGAAGATCTCTATGCAGAGGTCCGGCCCAGGTCACTGGTAGTCTTCGTCAACCCTTCTACTCCGGACGGAAGCTGCTACCTCCTGAAGGAACTCATGGAGCGCTGGAGGGAGAAGGAGTGTACCGTTCTGATAGATGAGTCGTTCCTGGACTTTGCTGCTGCCGGCTCTGCGCTTTCCCATCTGAAAAGCTGCAGACGGCTCTATGTTCTCAAGTCCATGACAAAGTTCTACGCTGCCGCAGGTATCCGTATAGGCGCGCTTATCTCCTCAGCAGAAAATATAGAGGAGATCCACCGCAGAGAACCCCTCTGGAAGCTCTCACGGTTTGACAGCCTCTATCTGCAGTCGGCACTCAGGGACAGCACATTTGCACAGAGGTCACAAAGCGCAAACGAAGCGCACAGGGAGTACCTGGTCCGTATGCTGGAAGCGCATCCTGCCATAGAGAAAGTATTTCCCTCCTGTGCCAACTTTGTTATGGTAAAATTGAGGCAGATGAGTGCAGCGGCCTTCCAGTCAAAGCTTACCCCGTACAGGATCATGGTGCGCGACTGTTCGAACTTCGAATTTCTCGATGAGCGCTATCTGAGGATAGCAGTCAAAGATATGCAGGCACTGCTGAGACTGAAGGAGGCCTTGTGCGAAATCTCTATTTAG
- a CDS encoding polysaccharide biosynthesis/export family protein encodes MLTGKSIAAVLLAFLLAGCGSDSDYRLLQTEHAVENHKVTDRSIEYRILPQDRLAVVLYKDPNQENMVSAGELGQRMTSKGILVDTAGNITLPLIGKVKVAGLSQTQAADRITKRYKKYLNTPSVYLEVLNKRILVLGEVRKPGVIELDKEKMTLFEALAHAGDLTDSAVRDNVIILSNDTHGMHIRRVDLTHFDTMTYASLMLRPNDIVYVQPNNWKEFKIASDNFTAPFETISKVASPFVTLKYLDN; translated from the coding sequence ATGTTGACGGGAAAAAGTATAGCAGCGGTTCTTTTGGCTTTTTTGCTCGCAGGGTGCGGAAGCGACTCTGACTACAGACTGCTGCAGACAGAACATGCGGTCGAAAACCACAAAGTCACCGATAGGAGCATAGAGTACCGTATTCTGCCGCAGGACAGACTGGCGGTTGTACTCTACAAAGACCCGAATCAGGAAAACATGGTAAGCGCAGGTGAACTTGGACAGAGAATGACCAGTAAAGGGATACTTGTAGATACGGCAGGGAACATCACACTTCCTCTTATCGGAAAGGTAAAAGTAGCAGGCTTGAGCCAGACACAGGCTGCGGACAGGATCACAAAGCGCTACAAAAAGTACCTGAACACCCCTTCGGTCTACCTGGAAGTGCTCAATAAACGTATTTTGGTACTCGGAGAGGTCAGGAAGCCGGGTGTGATAGAACTGGACAAAGAGAAGATGACGCTCTTTGAGGCCCTGGCACATGCGGGAGACCTGACAGACTCTGCTGTACGGGACAATGTGATCATTCTCTCCAACGATACGCACGGTATGCATATCAGACGTGTGGACCTGACACACTTTGACACGATGACCTATGCCAGTCTGATGCTCAGACCCAATGACATTGTCTATGTGCAGCCAAACAACTGGAAAGAGTTTAAGATCGCATCGGACAACTTCACGGCACCGTTCGAGACGATCAGCAAGGTCGCTTCGCCGTTTGTGACACTGAAGTACCTGGACAACTGA
- a CDS encoding histidine phosphatase family protein, translating to MALTLLRHAALHPRDQGRYNGWTDLSIEPSLFKKEKISLLQRQKFDLVYSSDLVRCTQTLELMGIKEYSIEKRLREVRFKAHIEGKSFDEICRLQDYDASLLKEEERWHAYVCAESASAFERRIRHFMAELPHDKEILICSHAGTLQKILYLLGLSKAKIDYLEFIRIERGLQQLV from the coding sequence GTGGCTCTGACCCTTCTGCGCCATGCTGCGCTGCACCCAAGAGACCAGGGACGGTATAACGGATGGACCGACCTCTCCATCGAGCCCTCCCTTTTTAAAAAAGAGAAGATCTCTCTGCTGCAGAGACAGAAGTTCGATCTTGTCTACAGTTCCGATCTGGTACGCTGTACACAGACACTTGAGCTGATGGGCATAAAGGAGTACTCCATTGAGAAGAGGCTTCGAGAAGTGCGCTTCAAAGCCCATATAGAGGGAAAGAGTTTCGATGAGATCTGCCGTCTTCAGGACTATGATGCTTCACTTTTAAAAGAGGAGGAGAGATGGCACGCCTATGTCTGTGCTGAGAGTGCATCTGCTTTTGAACGGCGTATCAGGCATTTTATGGCAGAATTGCCTCACGATAAAGAGATACTCATCTGTTCCCATGCCGGAACACTGCAAAAAATACTCTATCTGCTTGGTCTTTCAAAAGCAAAGATAGACTATCTCGAATTTATAAGGATCGAACGTGGGTTACAGCAGCTGGTTTAG
- a CDS encoding outer membrane protein, with product MKKRVFAALAVAAWSSFAVAGGDMLNSKEVEPAVALPVVIDEPADESGFYAGLALSALSARDASVSMDLFSGQDGQDRLGNVTLQAGYNFNTYMALEGRYTTSVSQEDRVEMEGWSLFVKPQYPLDESFSIYALLGFGNVTLNGVNGINIDVDDTGFQWGVGMSYLIMEDLSLFTDYTSLGNDMDGFYDGASKADADAVTVGVTYSF from the coding sequence ATGAAAAAGAGAGTATTTGCTGCATTGGCAGTAGCAGCGTGGAGCAGTTTTGCAGTTGCCGGCGGAGATATGCTAAACAGTAAAGAGGTAGAGCCTGCAGTGGCTTTACCTGTAGTCATAGATGAGCCTGCAGATGAGAGCGGCTTTTATGCCGGACTTGCTTTGAGTGCGCTCAGCGCACGTGACGCTTCTGTTTCAATGGATCTTTTCAGCGGCCAGGATGGGCAGGACAGGCTGGGGAATGTTACGCTGCAGGCAGGGTACAACTTCAACACCTATATGGCACTGGAAGGCAGATATACGACTTCAGTTTCCCAGGAGGACCGTGTAGAGATGGAGGGCTGGAGCCTTTTTGTCAAACCGCAGTATCCTCTCGATGAGTCGTTCAGTATCTATGCGCTCCTTGGCTTTGGGAATGTGACTCTGAATGGTGTGAACGGCATCAATATAGATGTGGACGATACCGGGTTCCAATGGGGGGTCGGCATGAGTTATCTGATTATGGAAGACCTCTCTCTCTTTACTGACTATACTTCTCTCGGAAACGATATGGACGGTTTCTACGACGGGGCATCCAAGGCGGATGCGGATGCCGTTACTGTCGGTGTGACATACAGCTTCTAG
- a CDS encoding glycosyltransferase family 4 protein — MNNKILFITDNFPPEVNAPATRTYEHCQEWIKKGVEVTVITCAPNFPHGKVYDRYKNRLYQKENMDGIEVIRVWSYITSNSGFAKRVFDYVSFAFMAFWVGLFQKYDVIVATSPQFFTTWTAWALSKIQRKPWIFELRDLWPESIKTVGAMEQGKIIDILEKIELGLYRDADKVVPVTDAFKTNLINRGIDAYKIEVVTNGSNMEMFSPRDKDISLLKELELEDKFIVGYIGTHGMAHSLDFIVRSIANIKDENIHFLFIGDGAMKSMIVDLVKELKLNNITFLAPVSKEEVPKYLSIVDVSLAPLKKEDNFKTVIPSKIFEASAMQKPTLLGVEGQAQEIIEKYDAGICFEPENEEDFIKKLTELRDKKRYKKLEKGCEMLAQDFDRKRLAEKMLNVILQVIRDW; from the coding sequence ATGAACAATAAAATATTATTTATAACCGACAACTTTCCACCAGAAGTGAATGCGCCTGCAACAAGAACATATGAACATTGCCAGGAATGGATAAAAAAAGGAGTAGAAGTAACTGTCATTACATGTGCACCTAATTTCCCTCATGGGAAAGTTTATGATAGATATAAGAATAGACTGTATCAAAAAGAAAATATGGATGGTATAGAAGTGATACGTGTCTGGAGTTACATTACTTCCAACAGCGGATTTGCAAAAAGAGTCTTTGACTATGTTAGTTTTGCGTTTATGGCATTTTGGGTCGGACTTTTTCAAAAATATGATGTCATAGTTGCTACCTCACCACAGTTCTTTACTACATGGACAGCCTGGGCTCTTTCTAAGATACAAAGAAAACCATGGATATTTGAATTACGTGATCTCTGGCCTGAGTCCATTAAAACTGTTGGAGCAATGGAACAGGGAAAAATCATTGATATTTTGGAGAAAATAGAACTCGGACTTTACCGGGATGCTGATAAAGTCGTGCCTGTAACAGATGCTTTTAAAACCAATCTCATAAACCGTGGCATAGATGCTTACAAAATAGAAGTAGTTACAAATGGTTCAAATATGGAAATGTTTTCTCCAAGAGATAAAGATATTTCATTACTGAAAGAGTTGGAATTGGAAGATAAATTTATTGTCGGGTATATCGGGACACATGGAATGGCTCACAGTTTGGATTTCATTGTTCGGTCTATCGCAAACATCAAAGATGAGAATATTCATTTTCTTTTTATAGGAGATGGAGCAATGAAAAGTATGATAGTGGATTTGGTAAAAGAACTCAAACTAAACAATATTACCTTTTTGGCACCGGTTTCCAAAGAAGAAGTGCCAAAGTATCTCTCAATTGTAGATGTTTCTCTTGCACCATTGAAAAAAGAAGATAATTTCAAGACAGTTATCCCTTCTAAAATATTTGAAGCTTCTGCTATGCAAAAACCGACATTGCTGGGTGTAGAAGGACAGGCACAGGAGATTATAGAAAAATATGATGCAGGAATTTGTTTTGAACCAGAGAATGAAGAAGATTTTATTAAAAAACTGACAGAGCTACGTGATAAAAAAAGATATAAAAAGTTAGAAAAAGGCTGTGAGATGCTAGCTCAGGATTTTGATAGAAAAAGATTGGCAGAGAAAATGCTCAATGTTATTTTGCAGGTGATTAGAGATTGGTAA